In one window of Cytophagaceae bacterium ABcell3 DNA:
- a CDS encoding PAS domain S-box protein, with product MEADAKNKIVTSFLSGGGEMGEVIKTRDWSSTGLGPIDQWPQSLCTTLSITLRSKIPMVLIWGEEQIFFYNDAYKPTLGNENPHYALGTPASNIWKDSWETVRPLIERVYNNSESFNIENQLIPIYRNGKWENVFWSFSYSPIADETGQTSGVFITCSETTEQMAKVASFEENSRTLDLAMEIAELGVFKVDLQSYRATYSHQIMNLLDLKEQNMLLSDVIKQIHPDDQPTVSEVIEKTIEGYNDGKHDLIYRVKKPNEIKYLHSIGRVEYKENKPVAISGIIQDVTQQILSQKVLEDKEKAFRNLVMLAPVAIAVILGKDFVVNIVNDAFLSLIGKKRPEFDGQPFFDALPETEWTMKSIAEEVRSSGQQITTKESKLKFIKNGREEVHWFSTVWEPHYSNDNKIIGVMLVIHEVTEQVLARKKIEESEGRYKTLIEESTVATGLYIGENLEVKYANDILLGYWGKNKSVLGKPLREAVPELIGQPFLGYLSEVYKTGVAYEGHEEPAELLIDDRLQTFYFNFTYKPLRNQDGEIYGIHHIAIDVTGEVLARRAVKEREEQLRIAIEGAELGTYNFFPQQNKAIWSAKTKEFYGLPPEAEITYELYMKAIHPEDRAKAKAALEGGLKNPQDKGYYQNEYRTIGIKDGKLRWIRPKGRIFFDHEGRPVRITGVIQDVTEQKKAEEALKVSKDRFQAAVEAIEGVLWTNNAKGEMEGVQPGWEHITGQTYEEYQGYGWAKAVHPDDAQATIEAWEKAVHKKEIFVFEHRHKLKDGSWGYFSIRAIPLFNADGSLREWVGVHTNITDQKLAELALKESEARFRSLADQSPMFVFIVEPTPDASISFFNKTWFKYTGQNEGDAIGTGWIPAIHPDDLKNVSKYYTLAYQNQVSYTIPAIRVMRHDGEYRWHMFKGNPRHLSDGSFIGFVGVGIDIHEQKLAINKLEENNTQLIRINNDLDNFIYTASHDLKAPMSNIEGLLNALRSSLESQDEQLNEDTEAILEMMDQSVNKFQATILDLSEISRVQREAEEDFNEVNLGETIEDVKISIQDQLKKSNASIKVDVSSAPVVKFSRKNIKSVIYNLLSNAIKYRHPDRPPEVTVKTKKKEKYIVLSVTDNGLGIPEKSQGKVFSMFKRLHDHVDGTGIGLYIVKRVIDNAGGKIEVESEEGRGTTFKVYFKVA from the coding sequence GCTTCTAATATTTGGAAAGATTCGTGGGAGACTGTCCGACCTTTGATAGAAAGGGTGTACAATAACAGCGAATCATTTAACATCGAAAACCAACTCATACCTATTTACCGAAACGGGAAATGGGAAAATGTTTTCTGGTCGTTTAGTTACAGCCCTATTGCTGACGAAACAGGACAAACTTCTGGTGTTTTTATTACCTGCTCTGAAACCACAGAACAAATGGCTAAAGTAGCTTCCTTTGAGGAAAACTCCCGAACTTTGGATTTAGCCATGGAAATAGCAGAGTTGGGGGTTTTTAAAGTTGACCTGCAGAGCTATCGTGCTACGTACTCTCATCAGATCATGAACCTTTTGGACCTAAAGGAACAAAACATGCTTCTTTCTGATGTAATAAAACAAATCCATCCTGACGATCAGCCAACCGTATCGGAAGTCATTGAAAAAACCATTGAAGGCTATAATGATGGAAAGCATGATCTGATTTATAGAGTAAAAAAGCCCAATGAAATTAAATATTTGCATTCCATAGGAAGGGTGGAGTATAAAGAAAACAAGCCTGTTGCAATATCTGGTATTATTCAAGATGTAACACAGCAAATACTTTCTCAAAAGGTATTAGAAGACAAAGAAAAGGCTTTTCGAAATCTTGTTATGCTTGCCCCAGTTGCCATAGCAGTCATTCTTGGAAAAGATTTTGTTGTTAACATAGTAAATGATGCATTTTTAAGCCTAATAGGAAAAAAAAGACCAGAATTTGATGGCCAACCTTTTTTTGATGCATTGCCTGAAACTGAATGGACAATGAAGTCTATTGCAGAAGAAGTACGCTCTTCTGGACAACAAATTACTACCAAGGAATCTAAACTCAAATTTATCAAAAACGGAAGGGAAGAAGTGCATTGGTTCAGTACTGTATGGGAGCCTCATTACTCAAATGACAATAAGATAATTGGTGTTATGCTTGTTATACATGAGGTTACAGAACAAGTTCTCGCAAGAAAAAAAATAGAGGAAAGTGAAGGACGGTACAAAACGCTGATTGAGGAATCAACGGTAGCTACAGGATTATACATTGGCGAGAACCTTGAAGTGAAGTATGCCAATGACATTTTATTGGGCTATTGGGGAAAGAACAAGTCAGTCTTGGGAAAACCTTTAAGAGAGGCCGTGCCTGAACTTATAGGTCAACCTTTTTTAGGATATTTAAGTGAAGTGTATAAAACAGGCGTAGCTTATGAAGGCCACGAAGAGCCTGCTGAACTTTTGATAGATGACAGGCTCCAGACTTTTTATTTTAACTTTACTTATAAGCCACTTCGTAACCAAGACGGAGAAATATATGGTATCCACCACATAGCCATTGATGTGACGGGCGAAGTACTGGCAAGAAGGGCTGTCAAAGAACGTGAAGAGCAATTGAGAATAGCTATTGAAGGTGCAGAACTCGGTACTTATAATTTTTTTCCTCAACAAAACAAAGCCATTTGGTCTGCCAAAACCAAAGAGTTTTATGGGTTACCTCCTGAAGCAGAAATAACCTATGAGTTATATATGAAAGCCATTCACCCAGAGGATAGAGCAAAAGCCAAAGCAGCGCTAGAAGGTGGTTTAAAGAATCCTCAGGACAAAGGTTACTACCAAAATGAATATCGTACTATCGGAATAAAGGATGGAAAGCTGAGGTGGATACGTCCTAAAGGCAGAATATTCTTCGACCATGAAGGCCGTCCAGTGAGAATAACCGGTGTTATCCAAGATGTTACAGAACAGAAGAAAGCTGAAGAAGCACTAAAGGTAAGCAAAGACCGCTTTCAGGCAGCCGTTGAGGCTATAGAAGGCGTATTGTGGACCAACAATGCCAAGGGGGAAATGGAAGGGGTACAACCGGGCTGGGAGCATATTACTGGTCAAACATATGAAGAATACCAAGGCTATGGATGGGCCAAGGCAGTACACCCCGATGATGCCCAAGCAACTATAGAAGCTTGGGAAAAAGCTGTCCATAAAAAGGAGATATTTGTTTTCGAACACAGGCATAAGTTAAAAGACGGTTCATGGGGTTATTTTTCTATAAGGGCCATCCCTTTGTTTAATGCAGACGGAAGTCTTAGAGAATGGGTAGGGGTGCATACTAATATAACCGATCAAAAGCTTGCAGAACTAGCTTTAAAAGAAAGCGAAGCCCGGTTCCGAAGTTTAGCCGATCAATCCCCTATGTTTGTATTTATCGTAGAACCTACACCCGATGCTTCCATTAGTTTCTTTAATAAAACATGGTTTAAATATACTGGTCAGAACGAAGGCGATGCAATAGGAACTGGGTGGATACCAGCTATACATCCAGACGATTTGAAGAATGTAAGTAAGTATTATACACTTGCTTACCAAAACCAGGTTTCATATACCATTCCTGCGATCAGAGTTATGAGACATGATGGCGAGTATCGCTGGCACATGTTCAAAGGAAACCCAAGACATCTGTCCGATGGGTCTTTTATTGGTTTTGTAGGTGTAGGAATAGATATACATGAGCAAAAGTTAGCTATAAATAAGCTTGAAGAAAACAACACACAACTCATCAGGATCAATAATGACCTTGACAATTTCATCTATACTGCCTCTCATGATTTAAAGGCACCCATGTCAAACATAGAAGGGCTACTGAATGCTTTGCGCAGTAGCTTGGAATCTCAAGATGAACAACTAAATGAAGATACTGAAGCGATATTGGAAATGATGGACCAGTCAGTGAACAAGTTTCAGGCAACCATATTAGATTTATCTGAAATTTCCAGGGTTCAAAGAGAGGCTGAAGAAGATTTTAATGAGGTAAATTTAGGAGAAACAATTGAGGACGTAAAAATCAGCATCCAGGATCAACTGAAAAAATCCAATGCCTCTATTAAAGTAGATGTATCTTCCGCACCTGTCGTAAAGTTTTCCCGAAAAAATATAAAAAGTGTTATTTACAACTTATTAAGTAATGCAATCAAATACAGGCACCCAGACAGGCCGCCAGAAGTAACGGTTAAAACTAAAAAGAAAGAGAAGTACATTGTTTTATCGGTCACAGACAATGGACTTGGTATTCCAGAAAAGAGTCAAGGAAAAGTTTTTAGTATGTTCAAAAGGCTTCATGACCATGTAGACGGTACAGGTATTGGTCTCTATATTGTAAAAAGAGTCATTGACAATGCTGGCGGTAAAATAGAAGTTGAAAGCGAAGAGGGTAGAGGAACAACTTTTAAAGTGTATTTTAAAGTTGCTTAG
- a CDS encoding ATP-binding protein, translating into MQNSSEKIDDLEKINEEQENYFQSTIIPQLFFDKDFILRKFSPAAMKQFELSDDSIGLHLDDLTNNLKYDYLKGDIQHTMDLRKVVEKELQTSDNRWYRMNVLPFVQKKGNRVNGVIITFIDINNYVLSLKELQRTIHEHEIFIYSVSHDLKSPLNNIAGLVEMLSESLEGKNSQNYRSIIDMLKSSVYQLKGSISELTRISHAQSDSQLDKSKIGFEDILDEVILAINNEVKSSKAQIHKNFQVDEISFSRKNLRSIMYNLLNNAIKFRIPERPLQISFHTQKVDDYILLSVKDNGRGIEKEKQSEIFSQFKRVIKDVEGTGLGLYLVSKIVDGNGGKIEVNSKEGEGAEFLLYLKHE; encoded by the coding sequence ATGCAAAACAGCTCAGAGAAGATTGATGACCTTGAAAAAATAAACGAAGAGCAGGAAAACTACTTTCAAAGTACGATTATCCCCCAGTTGTTTTTCGACAAAGATTTTATTCTACGGAAATTTTCTCCCGCTGCAATGAAACAGTTTGAGTTAAGTGATGATTCTATTGGTCTACACTTAGATGACTTGACTAATAATTTAAAGTATGACTATTTAAAAGGTGATATTCAGCATACCATGGATTTGCGTAAAGTGGTGGAAAAGGAGTTGCAAACAAGTGACAACAGGTGGTATCGTATGAATGTTTTACCTTTTGTCCAGAAGAAAGGAAACCGGGTGAATGGTGTTATTATTACTTTTATAGATATAAATAACTATGTTCTAAGCTTAAAAGAACTTCAAAGGACTATCCATGAACACGAAATTTTTATTTACTCTGTTTCGCATGACTTAAAATCACCTTTAAACAACATTGCTGGTCTTGTAGAGATGCTATCTGAGTCCTTGGAAGGTAAAAATTCACAAAACTACAGGTCTATAATCGATATGCTTAAATCTTCTGTTTATCAATTGAAAGGCTCTATTAGTGAATTAACAAGAATAAGTCATGCGCAATCTGATAGTCAGTTAGATAAGTCAAAAATAGGGTTTGAAGATATTCTTGATGAGGTAATACTTGCGATTAATAATGAAGTAAAGAGCTCTAAGGCTCAAATTCATAAAAACTTCCAGGTTGATGAGATTTCATTCTCGAGAAAAAACCTGAGAAGTATTATGTATAACCTTCTAAATAATGCTATTAAATTTCGTATTCCAGAAAGGCCTTTGCAAATATCTTTTCATACCCAAAAAGTAGATGACTACATACTCCTTTCTGTTAAAGACAATGGAAGAGGCATTGAAAAAGAGAAACAGTCGGAGATTTTTTCTCAGTTTAAGCGTGTTATTAAAGATGTAGAAGGGACTGGTTTGGGGCTTTACCTTGTCTCGAAAATAGTAGATGGCAATGGAGGGAAAATAGAGGTCAACAGTAAAGAAGGCGAAGGTGCTGAATTTCTTTTGTATTTGAAACATGAATAA
- a CDS encoding very short patch repair endonuclease, whose protein sequence is MSNKQKKYKEPSIVVPRFNEENGFYTTPQRSRMMGKIRSKNTKPEMKLRKVLWDMGLRYRKNVKKLPGSPDIVLGKYKLVIFVDGEFWHGHNWEEKKNTIKTNRRFWIPKIERNMQRDRQNNDLLVEKGWHVMRFWENDIKKNFGAVVNAVLRYIEKY, encoded by the coding sequence TTGAGCAATAAACAAAAAAAATATAAAGAACCTTCTATTGTAGTTCCCCGCTTCAATGAAGAAAATGGCTTCTACACAACCCCACAGCGTTCACGGATGATGGGCAAGATAAGGAGCAAAAATACAAAGCCCGAAATGAAACTTCGTAAAGTTTTATGGGACATGGGCTTGCGCTACAGGAAAAATGTTAAAAAGCTGCCAGGTTCTCCTGATATAGTCCTTGGTAAATATAAGCTAGTGATCTTTGTGGATGGAGAGTTTTGGCATGGTCATAATTGGGAAGAAAAGAAAAACACTATTAAAACCAACAGAAGGTTCTGGATTCCAAAAATAGAGCGAAATATGCAACGTGACCGGCAGAATAATGACCTTTTGGTTGAGAAAGGGTGGCATGTAATGCGTTTTTGGGAAAATGATATAAAAAAGAATTTTGGAGCTGTAGTAAATGCTGTTTTACGATATATTGAAAAATATTAG